In the genome of Candidatus Hydrogenedentota bacterium, the window ATTTGGCCGCGCGTAGCGGCTTGGAACGTGCAACGCCTGACGGGGATGAATTACAGCGATTGGCACATTCTTTTGACATGATGGCGGGGGAAATCGAGCGTAATCAGGCGGACCGCGAGCATGCTCAGGAAGAGCTACGGCGGGCCGAGAGCCGGTTCCGCGGCATCTTCGAGAAGGCAATCGAGGGGATTTACCAAGCCTATGCGGATGGAGCTTTCTTCAATGTGAATCCAGCCCTCGCACGTCTCCTTGGCTTCGCCTCGCCCAAGGATCTGATCGAATCCGATATCGCGGAGTGTAAGCACCGGTACGCCGATCTTCAGCGTTGGGAGGATTTCAAGCGAGAACTTGAGAGGAAGGGATCGGTCATCGGATTTGAATACCAGGCGCGCCGCGCCGACGGTTCGCAAATCACGGTCTCGGAAAACGCCACCGCGATGCGCGACGAACAAGGCCGAATTCGCCTCATCGAAGGAACCGTCGTCGATGTGACGGACCGGTTGCGCATCGAACAAGCATTGCGAAGCAGTGAAGCGCGATTCAGAGCCTTGATCGAAAATGGGTCGGACCTCATCGCAATTGTCGACTACGAGGGAATCATCTCTTACGCGAGCCCCGCATTAACGCGCGAATTGGGATATCCGAGAGAGAAGTTGATTGGCGCGGCGGCCATTGAGTTCGTGCACATGGAGGACAGGGCGCTTGCCGAGGCCAAGTTCCGCGAGGTTCGACAGTCTCCGGGACGAATGCTGCGCTACGAGGAACGCTTTCTTCACAGCGACGGCACATGGCGCGACCTCGATGTCATCGGGTACAACATGCTTGAGGAGCCCGGCGTCCGGGGTATCGTTTACACCGCGCGCGACATTACGGCGCAACGACGGAGCGAGCGCGAACGGTTGACGTTGGAGGCCAAAGTCCAGCAGACGCAGAAGCTGGAGAGCCTGGGCATTCTTGCGGGGGGCATTGCGCACGACTTCAACAACCTTTTGACGGGGATACTGGGTCACGCCGACCTCGCCTTGGTCGACCTTTCACCGGTATCACCGGTTCGCGAGCACCTGAATCAGATCGTGACCGCATCACGGAGAGCAGCGGAGCTGGCCAAGCAAATGCTGGCCTACTCGGGCCGCGGCTCACTGGTTGTTCAACCGATTCAACTCACGGAAGTGGTGCAGGAGATGAGCCACTTGTTGGAAGTCTCAATCTCGAAGAAGTGCTTGCTCAACTATCGCTTTGCGGATAATTTGCCCCTCATCAAGGGAGACATCACGCAGATACGTCAGATTGTGATGAATCTGATTATTAACGCGTCGGAAGCAATTGGCAATGCCAGCGGTGTGATCGCAATTGGAACCGGCTTGAAAGAGTGCTCGAGAGAGTACCTGGCCGACAGTTGTTTGGACGAAAACCTCCCGGCTGGTCCCTATGTCTTTCTGGAGGTGATTGACACGGGATCAGGGATGAGCGAAGAAGTCCTGAGCCGTCTGTTCGATCCGTTCTTCACGACAAAGTTCACCGGACGTGGCCTGGGTATGGCGGCCGTTCTCGGAATTGTCCGCGGACACAAAGGGGCCATCAAAGTCGAATCGAAGGTGGGCCAGGGAACCACGGTTCGGGTCCTGTTCCCTGCTACTCAGTTGGCTATCTCTAAGGACACCCACCGCGAGGAGGGGGCAAGGTCATGGCGAGGAAAAGGGAAGATCCTGATCACGGATGACGAAGAGACTATCCGTACCCTGGCCAAGATGATGCTTGAGAAAATTGGCTTCGAAGTGCTGACGGCAGCGGATGGCCGGGAGGGCGTCGAAGTGTTTCGCGCGCATGCTCACGAGCTTTCTGCCGTGCTTCTGGATATGACAATGCCCCATCTGGACGGAGAGGGGGCCTTTATAGAGATGCAGAAGATCAGGCCGGAAGTTCCCGTAATCCTATCGAGCGGCTTCAGCGAACAGGAGGCGTCGAGCAGGTTCACCAGCGCCGGTTTGGCGGGTTTTATCCAGAAACCTTATAGCCTGGAAGAATTGGTCAACTGCATACGGCGTACGCTGGAAGGGTGACATCGTGACGGCCGATTCGTCGGGCTACCGTTGTTCGACAGTGTCTTCCGGTCGAGGGACTCCGACGGGCGGCAGGCCGGGAAAGTGTCCCTGCTCCTCTTCGGGAATCTGGTCTGCCGGAACGAGCGGATTGGTCATCTTTTCTTCCTGCTCAAGTTTCTTGGCCTCCTGAAGCTCATTCCACCATTCGAGCCACAGATAAGGCCGGTTCCCGACTTGGTAGCCGGTAAGGTTCTGCAGAGCA includes:
- a CDS encoding PAS domain S-box protein, with product MSRHLFVEQEKRQGLGIARTTAIAVQPVMSGDLAVQDSRDYLQHIVEQISRSNAISEMVLLDSLGNVLAKSEPGAKVLPLSNADIARTIETGTPIPRENPWDGSISVYHSVYPAGSGGGGGDSQVSGVLYFTTDLKPGLAHLRLAAFQRAFLSLGLYLASLLVVYWILHRTVIMPARILALQAARLGTGDLAARSGLERATPDGDELQRLAHSFDMMAGEIERNQADREHAQEELRRAESRFRGIFEKAIEGIYQAYADGAFFNVNPALARLLGFASPKDLIESDIAECKHRYADLQRWEDFKRELERKGSVIGFEYQARRADGSQITVSENATAMRDEQGRIRLIEGTVVDVTDRLRIEQALRSSEARFRALIENGSDLIAIVDYEGIISYASPALTRELGYPREKLIGAAAIEFVHMEDRALAEAKFREVRQSPGRMLRYEERFLHSDGTWRDLDVIGYNMLEEPGVRGIVYTARDITAQRRSERERLTLEAKVQQTQKLESLGILAGGIAHDFNNLLTGILGHADLALVDLSPVSPVREHLNQIVTASRRAAELAKQMLAYSGRGSLVVQPIQLTEVVQEMSHLLEVSISKKCLLNYRFADNLPLIKGDITQIRQIVMNLIINASEAIGNASGVIAIGTGLKECSREYLADSCLDENLPAGPYVFLEVIDTGSGMSEEVLSRLFDPFFTTKFTGRGLGMAAVLGIVRGHKGAIKVESKVGQGTTVRVLFPATQLAISKDTHREEGARSWRGKGKILITDDEETIRTLAKMMLEKIGFEVLTAADGREGVEVFRAHAHELSAVLLDMTMPHLDGEGAFIEMQKIRPEVPVILSSGFSEQEASSRFTSAGLAGFIQKPYSLEELVNCIRRTLEG